The DNA window NNNNNNNNNNNNNNNNNNNNNNNNNNNNNNNNNNNNNNNNNNNNNNNNNNNNNNNNNNNNNNNNNNNNNNNNNNNNNNNNNNNNNNNNNNNNNNNNNNNNNNNNNNNNNNNNNNNNNNNNNNNNNNNNNNNNNNNNNNNNNNNNNNNNNNNNNNNNNNNNNNNNNNNNNNNNNNNNNNNNNNNNNNNNNNNNNNNNNNNNNNNNNNNNNNNNNNNNNNNNNNNNNNNNNNNNNNNNNNNNNNNNNNNNNNNNNNNNNNNNNNNNNNNNNNNNNNNNNNNNNNNNNNNNNNNNNNNNNNNNNNNNNNNNNNNNNNNNNNNNNNNNNNNNNNNNNNNNNNNNNNNNNNNNNNNNNNNNNNNNNNNNNNNNNNNNNNNNNNNNNNNNNNNNNNNNNNNNNNNNNNNNNNNNNNNNNNNNNNNNNNNNNNNNNNNNNNNNNNNNNNNNNNNNNNNNNNNNNNNNNNNNNNNNNNNNNNNNNNNNNNNNNNNNNNNNNNNNNNNNNNNNNNNNNNNNNNNNNNNNNNNNNNNNNNNNNNNNNNNNNNNNNNNNNNNNNNNNNNNNNNNNNNNNNNNNNNNNNNNNNNNNNNNNNNNNNNNNNNNNNNNNNNNNNNNNNNNNNNNNNNNNNNNNNNNNNNNNNNNNNNNNNNNNNNNNNNNNNNNNNNNNNNNNNNNNNNNNNNNNNNNNNNNNNNNNNNNNNNNNNNNNNNNNNNNNNNNNNNNNNNNNNNNNNNNNNNNNNNNNNNNNNNNNNNNNNNNNNNNNNNNNNNNNNNNNNNNNNNNNNNNNNNNNNNNNNNNNNNNNNNNNNNNNNNNNNNNNNNNNNNNNNNNNNNNNNNNNNNNNNNNNNNNNNNNNNNNNNNNNNNNNNNNNNNNNNNNNNNNNNNNNNNNNNNNNNNNNNNNNNNNNNNNNNNNNNNNNNNNNNNNNNNNNNNNNagaaaatgccttgcagctggatctcgtgcaggcatttccccaactgaagctcctttctctgtgataattcccacctgtgtcaagctgacacaaaactagccagtacaggtgctAATGAGAAGTGGGATCTGCACCAGGTAAGCTCTGTGGCTCCTCATCTGGTTCTCTCCATCAAAATCCCCACACAACGGACTGTGCAGACAGGAGAGGCTGAGCTGAACACGGGCATTTTTTATCCACTCCCACCTGACCACggctccttcctttcctctttcctgttgTAGTAAACTTCCAATCCCAATAAGTCTATGCAAAAACACACAACTGAGTTATTATGTTTATAAGTTGtatgcctagactgggcagatctatcACTGTACtaattccccagctatgagagcCCTTGTtacttgtggcttctccaggtcatgtggttctgctccatcttttccctctgtccttctcctcTGTTGTCCCCCTACCCTTTCCCTACTCTCGAAAACCTCaggccccacctttcccttccactgctcAATCACAGGCTCCAACCTTTATCTGACCAGTTAGAATGGGAAGAAGGTACACACAGAATCACGTGGGTACCTGATGGACTCCTCCTCAGGGCAGCCCCTCTGGAGGAAGCAGATTTAGCACGAGAATCCAAACAGCTCCATGGCAACCCACAACAATTTTCATTCCCAGAAAACCCAGCAGCCAGatgtagatcaggctgagcaCTGGATTACAGTCACATGCCATCACACTGGCCCAGGCCCTGATATTTCTCTTTACATGGAGGCCACCTATGCGTTCCACTGTCACCTTTCTGGATTTACCCAGCACCAGTCAGACTAAATGACTGAGATGTTAAGTCCACACGTAGAGACTGTTTCAGTCCCAGCGCGGTCTGTCTGCACAGGAAAACCTAATGGCGTGCCCGTTCCCCCAGCGCTCATCAAGGAGGTAGAGGGTTGGATCATTCTTGGCTGGAGAAAAagggtttgaggccaacctgggttatatcaaaccctgtctcaaaaagaaggaggaagataaggaagagaagaaggggaggaggaggaggaaggaaagggggaggaggaagaagaggaagagagctaACGGAGAAGCAGGGTGTTACTCTCGTGGCCACCTCAGGGCCTTTCAATGTGCTTCTTCTTAGGCTGTGAGCCCAGTCGTGTTCTGCGTGTCTTTGATCCTTGCTTGGGGCCCAGTATAGGTGACACTACTTGCCAATGACCCTGACCATCCTGAACCACCCTAGAGCAACACTGGGTACTTTGCTCTTGACGAATAAAGGCTTTTATAGAGACAAGCTCTTGAGCTCACCCACCTTCTGCTGCCCTGGTGGACTGGACTTGGACAAAGTCACTTCCAGCCTACCTTTGGCTTGTTGAGGCCTTTTCAGCCCCTGCAACCACAAGAGCTGGGGTGGCAGGAGCAATAAGAGGGATACCGGCTCCTTTAAGGAACTCACACACCAGGCCTGACGAGACATGGCCACAACCCAAGGACACAAAGGAGGTGGTTGGAAGGAGATGCCTCCAAAGCCGAGGCCAGGATACACCCTGGGGACCAAGAGTCTTGGAGGcaccctctccacctccctgtcAGCTGCCCTCTTGTCCCCATTGTCCCCTTCCATTCATTCCAGGTACATTGATAGTGCCTGCTGTCATCGTTGGCTTAGCCCTGGGTGCCACTGGTTCAGAATGGACAAAAGGGACAAAGTTCAAGTCCTTCCCTTAACCAGGAGACAcggaataagtaaataaatgaccCTGCTTCTTTTGGGAGAAGGTCAGAGCTTTGAGAACAGGGAACGGTGGGGAGCGTGGCGATCGTGGTGCTTACCGTGCGGTTCCAAATGTTTTTCATGCAGCCTCCGCCTCACTCCGCTCGCTCATCACTCCACGCAAGAGGAacagacagggctggtgagatggctcagtgagtacccaactgctcttccaaaggtccagagttcaaatcccagcaaccacatggtggctcacaaccacccgtaacaagatctgatgccctcttctggagtgtctggagacagctacagtgtacttacatatagtaaataaataaatcttaaaaaaaaaaaaaaaaaaaaaagaagtctctgtccctaatcccagcactcgggaggcagaggcaggcagatttctgacttcgaggccagcctggtctacaaagtgagttccaggacagccagggttatacagagaaaccctgtcttgaaaaaccaaaccaaaaaaaaaaaaaaaaagaggaacagaCATTGTGCCTTGGCTTCTGCTTACTCTGTATTTGTGCGCTGTGTGTCTGTCATGGAGATCCAGAGTGTTGTGGCTGAGTCCCTCTGCAAATCTTAGGTGATGGAGTTTGAATTCCTTAAGGTCATGGCTGGAGTCGCAGTTTTCACGCTTTCCCTGCGCCTGTAGCGCCCCCTGGTGGAGACTCTGTTCTGCACGCCAGATGGTCCAGAGATGCCTTATTTCCATAACCTTCTTTTCATCTTgtccccacccctaaccccaaGCTGGCTTCACCACACGGAAAGAATCCCCTCTCCCTTTGGTCGgtgaaaagctaaaaataaatgttctcagTCCATATTGATGGGACTGATGGTTTAAGCCACTTTGGAAAAAATTCTCTACAGCCTCTTAGCATGTTTAAGGTTGCAGAAAAGGTGAATTCCACGGGTAGCCTGCCCTCATGTCTGGTGCCCTACCTAGGTCTGGAGTTCCTACAAAGCCCATATGGTTTCTCTGGGAATGCATGTGCTGTGTTTAACCAGTGTGGTCTTGGAAACATGATTTGGACTAAGTTGGCACTCAACCTCAGCTGTTAGTCTGCCCTGCTCTTGAGCTAGGAAGCAcgtgttttctctctgtgttcttgaCCTGTgtggtttctttgcttttctgttttgatagAGTACCCAGCTATGGTATAGCTCGCTCACTGGGTCAGTCTGACTGCTAGTCACTTGACAGACATCCGAATGTTCCTAGCACATTGTGACTGTTGAGAATCCAGGCTAACCAAGCAGGGCCCAGGGAGCATCTTTGGCCATGTCTACAGGCGATGAGGCAGGCTAGTTGGATAATACCACAGCTGCTATTACACAGGACTGCTGGGTTTGCTTCCAGGTGAGGATCCAACAAGAAGTAAAGTTGTTGCAAATGTGTGGGTATGGGGGTGAGCCCTATGGGGGAGCCGTCTGGGTACAAAGCAGATTTCTGGTTTTATTCCATTTATGTCCAAATGAACTACTGAGAGCATTGGGTAAAGGCTGGTGCATGTGATTCAAGGGTGTTttttttgggtgggtggggagtggtatgtgtgtgtgtgtgtgtgcatatatgtgtgtggttgtgtgtaccAGCCCATGCATGAAGAGTACAGAAGACAGTCTTTGGTGCCATCCCTCAAGAGACCTTGTTTAGGTTTCTTTTGAAATAGAGTCTCTCATAGTGCGCCCAATAGGCTAGGCTGGTGGCGGGCAaaccccaggaatcctcctgcctctgcctttggtaCTGGGATGACAAGTGCACACCATTATGTCTGGGGTTTCTTCTGTGGGATCGAGCTCAGGTCAaacactgcacatacacacagtatgTACATAGGAAcacagccaccttcccagccagaCTCAGATTTCTAAAGCCCCTTAACTGTGTGCACAAATGGACAGCAAGGAAGAAGCAGGGGACCGCCTGGGACCTCCTGGGGCTGCCGAGCTGCTGGATCAACACACTGCTGGCGAGGGACGATGCTAACGCAGATGGGATGGGAGGGGTGTGTGCACCAGGACACACTCCAGTGACAACTTGGGTGCCACCCCTCTCTCTGTGAACATCAGGCCACTCTAAACCACAGAACTCTAGAAGGTACTCCTGTGATCAAGTTCTGAAAGTTAGACTTTAGTCAGGTAAGACCCCAAAGTAGGACTCCTACACTCAcactcttttctttattatttatttatttatttatttatttggtatttcgagacaggattttctctgtatagccctggctgtcctggaactcactttgtagattggcctcaaactcagaaaatcgcctgcctctgcctcccaagtgctgggattaaaggtgtgcaccaccacgcctgcctgCTCCTCTTTCATCTTGTTTActttgaacagaaaaaaaaaaaaaaggacatcctTAGGAACTGGCTCTGCACTTTCTTCCCATGGGGTCCCTTCTGAAGGTTATGTAGCCAAGCTAGCTACGAACTTGAAATTCCAGGCATTACTAGTCTTTTTCTACTGTTTGGTTTTAACCCCCACCcctcatgcatgtgtgttcaagtgcacgtgtgtgcatgcgtacacGGGCTCACACATGTGGGAGCTTACCTGGGTGGAAGGCAGAGTGCGCTCCCGACTCCTCCAAGGTTTCTTACTGGGCCCTTGAGCTGTTTCAGCAGGAATGTAGCTAGAGACCCCCtgggatccacttgtctctgcccctCAGTGCTGGGTTACAGATGCATGCCTCTATGCCCAGATTGCATGCCTAGCTGGAGAGGTAAACTGAGGTCACCAGCTTGCATAGCGAGCATGCCACCCACTGTCATTCCCCAGCCCTTTGTGTCTTGTATGTCTCAAGAACAACTGTTTTAATGGCTTACAGCCATGCATGGTGGGTTACACATGATCTCCAGCTGTTTCTGCACTACAAGGGCAGGTGAAGTCATGGGAACAAGTGCTTACGATTTTAAAACCTTGGCCAGCCGGCCTTTTCAGGAGTACTGACTGCTCCCTATCAGGTGCACACTAGAGACACTAGGAACAGTATGAGATTGACCCCGAAAGTCCTCATGGGAAACAGTCACAGACTGCTTGCTGACACCTCAGTAGCAAGTATTTCACACATGTAAGTCCAGTCAGGGCTGCCAGAGGCTGATATCAGCTGAGAAACATCCAATACCCTGCTAACCTTAGCAGGCATGCTTTTCCACACAAAATAGACTGACCCAAGGGTGACTGGCAGGATGACCATCCCTCGCTGTGCCACTCCCATCCATTTATATGAAGTGCTCCAGACCCAAGCAGCAGAGATGGCCTGTATTTAGTCTTacttttttatgtgcatgaatgttatatttcttttcatCATGTGCACACCTGGTGCCCtcggaactggaattacaggtgattgtgagcctccacagggttgctgggaattgaactggtgTCCTCTAGAacgagcagccagtgttcttaatcactgagccatctctccagccccaggcctatattttatatttaatgaatgGGCCAGGAAGCCCATTCTAGGTGTTAACTTGgcaagaagcagaagaaacagttTTCAAAGCTCCAGAGTTGGAAGAGGGAGCCAAGAGGGCTGAAGGCGGCCTTGCTAAGCGGCACAGGAGCACCTACACTCCCTGTTTACAGCCtaccctggaattcactatgcagctCAGGTTGGCTCCAAACTAGAGATGCCGCTGCCTATTCCTCCTGAACGCTGGGATGACAGGAAGGGAGGACTCACGTATGACGACAACATTCATCTTTGAGGGCAACAAAGAACTTTCATCTAATGTCCGGTACTGTGGAAGCCAGCAACTGTCCACATTAAGTAAGGCCACAAATCTCTACTTAGAAACCCCAGAGGCACCCACTAACTGGGATGCCAGCTGCCAGGACATTTTAGAAGCAAGGTTCACATGTTATCATCTGGACCAGGACTTCTCTCCATGTACTCTCTGAAGGTTTTATGATTAGCTTTAAAATACCAAGACtcactgggcggtggtggtgcatgcctttaatcccagcactcaggaggcagaggcaggcggatttctgagtttgaggccagcctggtctacaaaatgagttccaggacagccaaggaaggctacacagagaaaccctgtctcaaaaaaacaaaacaaacaaaaaaaacaacaacaaaaaaagatgataCACTAAAATACCAAGACTCTCCCTAAGGCTCGCCACCTTCTGCTCAGCCTAGATTATGGTTttctaagtaaatatataaataacatcaCTGATGTGTTACTTTATAGCACATTTATGTTGTTTTAGTGTACAGATATTAAATCTAAGATTTAAAAGTTTCATAATTTGTCCTATTACTCTGCCTTAAGCATGCTTAAAAACTTTTTGTATAGATATGTAAACAactttttgttgatgtttttcaaaacagtttctttctctgtgtagtcctggttgttctggaacttgctctgtggaccaggctggcctcaaactcagatccacctacctttgcctccagagtcctggtattaaaggcgtgtttCTACTGCCTGGAGTGATCAAACTTTTTAGAAAAGAGCTGTAGCTACAGACCACTGTGAGCTTTCACAAAACTGAAGTgggctagctgggcagtggtggtgcatgcctttaactccagcacttgggagacagaggcaggaaggtctctgttgggaggccagcctggtctacagagtgagttccaggatggctgggactacacagaaaaaccctgtcttcaaaaccaaGTGGGAACAgaccatgctcttaactgctgagccatctctccaaacccttaTGTAAGCAATCTTTTTTGgcgtttttttgagacagggtgctACTCTTTAGCacaggttggtctggaactctatTTTCACATTCActgtcataaaaatatattaataatttctaGTAGCACCCACTAGATTCTGAACAGTAAATGTAGGTCACTTGTCCCCTCAGCTTTTAAACTTAGCTGTTTCTTGATGTGAACtacaaaccaattaaaaaaaatgtcaccatACAACACAGAAGGCCcatgaaaagcaaaagaagagatTATACCATCACATTTATTTGCTGAGGGTTGcaaccctggctctcctggaactcactatgtagaccaggctggcctcaaactaagagatcaacctgcctttgcctcctgacctggaactcacccacAGCCCAGGTTATCCTGCtactgtgatcttcctgcctccgactcctgagtgctgggattgccaaTGTGTGCTATCACGTCTGGCTCCATTACCGATTTTACCCTGACAGACAGCAAGAGACTCAGTTGAGTACTACCTGGGAGAACCAACTTAGGGAACAGTGTTTGTTGGTAAGGGACCTTCAAGCATTCTGTGTGCCCCAAAGTGAAAGAACATAACCCCACTTCTGCTCGACTGGACTGGGGGAAGAATCGCAGAACTGTGGAAAGAGCATCGAGGTCGGCTCTCCACACAAACTTCCAAAGAAGGAAGTTGCCCTTTCTTACTACACTAAAAACATGAGCGACAGGCTCATTTCCAAACAAGCTATGGTAAATAATCTCCAGAAGGAAATATCTTCCaaagaaatttaacattttaattgctGTGCTATAAATAGAACACTGACAACCATACATTAATATGCTTGCTTTGATAAACTAACCTTCGAGTCAAACTGTCAAATACAACTTCAGAACTCTCTGCAACAAAACGCCCAGGTTGCTATCTTAAGAAACTGTCTTATTTCCTTCGGCTTACCGTCTACGCCATAGAAAATTGAATATAATACGAAATAATTTACCATCTATCCCAGAAGGCTACAGAAAACTGAACCACTGTTAGGATTTAAGAATACAGCTTTAATTTCTTGGGCACTTTtgatcatataaatatataaatcttaacaAGGTAACACTGTTCACTGTAATAAAGGCCATAAAAATAACAGCTCTGCCGTATTGCACCGATAAATTAATTCCGTTGGCTTCTCCAGGCCCCCGCCAAAGAGCTTTCGAATCCGAACTGGAAGACATAGGGACCTACACTCTTGGCATCGAATACTGACGATGCCAAGTCGTTTGCAGAAAATAAACTTTAACCTTTCACATCCCGGCGTCACGGTACGCCAGTTCACAGGATTTCTTAACACTCGGGGTCGAAGAGTCACGCTGGAGTCCTCCTGCGGTGGAGGCGCGCACGCTCAGAGCTGCGGTCTGTCGCCGCAGCCAGGGAAGTGGTCCTCGGTCCGAAACAGGACTGGCGGCTCGTACGCCGCGCGCTGGGGCCCGCTGGGCGCCGACCTGAAGAGAGCGGGGACGCTGATGGTGTGCAGCAGCCTCCGGAAGGCCCGCGGGAAGGTCCCCAGCTCGGCTTCGGCCTCGGCGACCTGCTCCTCCATCCGGGCCACGCTGCTCGCGATCATCCGCACGAAGGCCTCCAGCTTGTCGATCCGGCCGTAGATGCGCCTCATCTCGGCCGCCTTGGCGTGGATCCGGGGCACGCCCTCGCCCACCACGTACGACGAGTCCCCGCGGATCATGTCCAGCATGCCCACGAACTCGTCCACCCTGGCCAGCAGCTCCTCCAGGCCGGCGTCCAGCGCCTCCACTTCGGGCCTCGGGCCCGCGCCGGGCAGCAGGCTGGAGGCGTAGCCCGAGGCGGCGCGGCGCAGCAGCGGCAGGTCGCGGCCCGGCGCGTCCTCGGGGCCGTCATCGTCCCACGGCCCGGACGCGCTGCTCTGGCTCTGCGAGACGTGGCCGCTGTCCCCGCTCCACGCGGCGCCCAGCGGCTCGGCCTCCTCGGCCGAGGCCTCTCGAGACAGGGTTCCGACGGCGGGACCTTCCTCCATGGCCCGCTCGGCCGCTTCCGGTGCTGAGCGATTGCGTTACGGTCTGAGACGCCTGCTTCCGGCGCCTCCTAAAGACGTCACGCACCTACCAAGCAGCCCATGCTACTGTCCACATGGCCAGAGAGCCCAAAGTGTGTGTGCCAGCAGAGTTTGCACATGGTAATAATCCAAAGAGGATGACTGACGATTAGCGGAGAGATAGAAAGATGggtagatgacagatagataatagatgacaAACAGACCAGTGTCACAGGCCTTTGGTCACAatactcaggagtcagaggcagacaaatctcttaaattcaaggccagcctggccagtttcaggccagccagggtcctgtagtgagaccctgactcagacagacagacagacaacagacggATGGATCAATAGATGGCCGAATGATAGGTAGATTGTTGTTAATTGACAAATGATAGTGTACGGGGAATACACTAAATCAAAGCTGAGGATGTCCACAGACCTTCATGCATCCCTTCACAGCCAGGTTACTTCTGTTTCTCCACCTGCCCCGTCGCCAGCCAAGGCTAAGCCTCCGAAGATGGAAGGATATTCCAAAGACCTACCTAGGAACTGGGGGACTCCAGGTGTTTGAGctcaagaaaaatacaaagtacCTCTCATTCTTATTATTAAAGGAAGCAAAATATGAGGTGACATTTATAATTAGTTTAAGCAAATACAAGTACAGAAAATATACCTGGGGTTATCacctttggtcttgtgaaaagAGCCAAGAATATCCCTCCTATTTGTGTTTCCCACAGAGATAAGGTGGACATGCCAGGGCATCCCCTGCATGTCCTTGCTCTCAAGCGTATTCCCTTATCACGGTTTATGTAATTCTTTCTAGAAGGCCACCTCGTGGGAAGAACATTCCACACAACGGCCTATCTGTAGTTCACAGTAAGTTCACGGCTCTCTTAGACTGGTTCCCACATCTATCCACTGTGTAGTGCCCACCAGCACCCATGTGAGGCGCCGGCCTGCCTCTTGTCCTTTACCAGTGACAGCAAAATAAACTGTAAGCAAAAGCAAGAACAGTGGAACACAAAAGTAATCCTAACGAGTGGCCATCTCGGCCTCCTCACACAAAAAGCAATCCCTCCCAAGCATGGATTGCGTCAAGATGctgccagaaaacaaaacaaaatcaaaccaaaacaacaacaacaacaataacaacatcaaaaccaaaataggaataaaattcttaaaattcatAGAAACATCCAAGGTGGAGTATCCTAAACCATGCCGTCTGGCAGGAACATGGGAAACTTAGGGCCTTATTCTTAAACGTTGTCAAGTAAAGACGGGCGTAAGGTAGAGATGGCCTTGTTTTGATGGGATTTGTAGTGGGTATTTTGTCCAAATGGCCTGGACCCCATTGTCAGGAGATATAAACCATATCCCCAATAGGGAACAGTTAGGAAAAGCTTTGACTATTTACTATTGACACACTCATACTCAGGCAGGTACCCACACACATCTTGCAAAACACTGGGTGGTGGAGACAGTTGGAGTTTTGTATTAAAGGCATCCCCACTCTGGGTAGAGTTCACATGACCCCTTTCCCCACTGGGAATTAGgaattagagaagaaaaacaactctGAGTAACAAAATAGAGAAAGCTACAGGCTGCTTCAGTTCTTCATCATGTCAGTCCAGCTGGGTCAGCTGACTGGAGTCCATCACTGCGAACCTGAAACACATCGCGGAGGAACTTGCCATGGAGACAGTGAATATCAGCTTTTCATAGCccaggattaaaaaaagaaatgctaaatgCTCTCTTAAAAATGCTacttcctgggctggagagttagctctTAAGAgctcctgtgttcaattcccagaaaccacttggtggcttacaaccattagTAAtgggatctgtcaccctcttctggcaggGATGTGTAAATAAGGATGCTACTTCCTTAACCCGTTGTCCTTGAGTGGCATACTTGTCTTTTAGAAACATCTGGAAAAGCTTAGTAGCAGCGTCTTTCTTGCTCATTCTTGCCTATTTCTCTTTGCTACATCCACACTCTCCTCTGTTTTGCTGTGTGGTCTAggttttcttccatttcccaACACACCATGCTTCGACAGGCACACCTCTGGTGACCGTCCTATTAGAACCAACGCTTATGTTCCATTGGGCAGTGTGGCAATCTTCCTTATGGTGTCTGCACGGTGACCTTGATATAAATATAGATCTCCAATGCATTTGGGTCTTCAAAGATAACTTCCATTAGAGGAAGTTATTTCAGATATTCTCCATGCTctactatgttttgttttgttttttggtttttgcttttttgagacagggtttctctgtatagccctggctatcctggaactcactttgtagatcaggctggcctcgaactcagaaatccacctgcctctgcttccggagtgctgggattaaaggcctgcgccaccacgcccggctctgctaTGCTTTGAAGGAAGAAACACGGCCGTGTATTTTGCGTTCATCTGTGCGGCCCGATCATTCTCTGGCACCTTTCAGCCCGTGAAGAAAtgtttctctctttgctttgAGAGCTTTAAGCCTTCTGactcatcttttaaaagtatttatgtatgtattgtgtgtctgTCGTGTGTGTGAAGATcgctatggaggccagaagagagtaatggattccctagaactggaatcaCAGGAGGCTGGGAGCCACCTGAAATGGGTGCTGAGAagcaaactcgggtcctctggaagaacagcaagtgctcttaaccactgggctgtGTCTCCAGTCCTttctgatatctatctatctatctatctatctatctatctatctatctatctatctatctatctatctatctatctatatttctttattcattttacatccttcTCACAGCTCCCTCCCGGTCACcctctcccccacttcctccccaTCCGCCCTCCTGttatccccaccaccaccctggcacatcaagtctctgtgtgGTTGGGTGCATCCTCTTCTACGGAGACCAGACAAGggagcccagctagtagaacatatcccacgtacagacaacagcttttgggattgTGTAGGTTTCAGATGtttgggatccacatgaagactaagccgcacatctgctacatatgagcagggaggcctcGGTCCAGCCTgtggatgctctttggttggtgttcagactctgagagccccaagagtccaggttagttgactctgttggtctttctgtggagttcctatcccctttggggctcacaatccttcctcctattcttccataagagtccccaagctccatccactgtttggctgtgggtgtctgcatctgactgagtcagctgctgggtggagcctctcagagg is part of the Mus pahari chromosome 13, PAHARI_EIJ_v1.1, whole genome shotgun sequence genome and encodes:
- the Bloc1s4 gene encoding biogenesis of lysosome-related organelles complex 1 subunit 4 yields the protein MEEGPAVGTLSREASAEEAEPLGAAWSGDSGHVSQSQSSASGPWDDDGPEDAPGRDLPLLRRAASGYASSLLPGAGPRPEVEALDAGLEELLARVDEFVGMLDMIRGDSSYVVGEGVPRIHAKAAEMRRIYGRIDKLEAFVRMIASSVARMEEQVAEAEAELGTFPRAFRRLLHTISVPALFRSAPSGPQRAAYEPPVLFRTEDHFPGCGDRPQL